GGGATGGTTTGGCACCTCGATGTCGGCTCGTCGCATCCTGGGGCTGGAGTCGGTCCCAAGGGTTGGGCTGTTCGCCCATTAAAGCGGTACGCGAGCTGGGTTTAGAACGTCGTGAGACAGTTCGGTCCCTATCCGCTGTGCGCGTAGGAATATTGAGAAGGGCTGTCCCTAGTACGAGAGGACCGGGACGGACGAACCTCTGGTGTGCCAGTTGTCCTGCCAAGGGCATGGCTGGTTGGCTACGTTCGGGAGGGATAACCGCTGAAAGCATCTAAGCGGGAAGCCTGCTTCGAGATGAGTGTTCCCACCTCCTTGAGAGGGTAAGGCTCCCAGTAGACGACTGGGTTGATAGGCCGGATGTGGAAGCCCCGTGAGGGGTGGAGCTGACCGGTACTAATAGGCCGAGGGCTTGTCCTCAGTTGCTCGCGTCCACTGTGTTAGTTCTGAAGCAATGAACTCCCTTGCCGGTTGAGTTCAACTTCATAGTGTTTCGGTGGTCATAGCGTTAGGGAAACGCCCGGTTACATTCCGAACCCGGAAGCTAAGCCTTTCAGCGCCGATGGTACTGCAGGGGGGACCCTGTGGGAGAGTAGGACGCCGCCGAACAATTTTTAGCCTCAACCCCCGGACCTTGTCCGGGGGTTGAGGCATTTTTGCGTTCCGGCACCGGTCAGGAAAAGGCCTTGTCAGAGGGGTGCGGGGCTCGTCAGGATCGGCGGCATGGACTATTCGATACGTACCCTCCGCGCCGACGAGTGGGAGCAGGCCCGCGAGATCCGCTTGGCCGCCCTCCAGGACCCGATCGCGCACCTCGCCTTCCTCGACACGTACGAGGCGGCCGTCGAACGGCCCGACGCCTTCTGGAAGGACCGTGCGGAGGGCGCGTCCGAGAGCGGCGACGGGAGCGTGCTGCAGTTCGTGGCCGAGGCCCCGGACGGGAGCTGGGCGGGCACGATCACGCTGCTCGTGGAGCGGCCGTCGGACGAGGTGAAGTTCGGCGAGGCGGCGAAGGTCGACCAGACGCACATCGTCGGCGTGTACGTACGCCCCGAGGCGCGCGGGACCGGTGTGATCGACGCGCTGTTCCGGGCCGGCGTGGAGTGGTCCTGGACGGTGCCGGCGCCGGCGGTGGCGCGGGTCCGGCTGTACGTCCACGAGGAGAACGCGCGGGCTGCCTCGTTCTATCGGCGGTTCGGGTTCGTGGCGACCGGGGACGCGGTGGCGGTGCCGGGGGACGCCGGGGCCAGGGAGCTGGAGTACGAGTTGGTGCGGCCCTCGGTGGGTGCTGGTTCAGGCGCGGGAGCCTAGGCCCGGCAAGGGGCGCCGTCCCGTGTGCCCACCCGTCCCGCCCTGCGGGACGATTGCCCACACGGCATTGGGCCAGCGGGCCTTGGCCTGTTCCTCCGAGCGCATCAGGGCCAGGGTCGGGAGGCCCTGGGTGTGGCCTGTGGCCAGGAGGTCCGGGAGCTGGGGGAGCGGGGCCACCGCGGCGACGTCGTCGAGGACGAGGGTCAGTGGTGGGTCGAGCCGACCGTCGGATGACCGTGCGGCCATGCGGCGGCCGTGCTCGACCACGCTTGCGGCGAGGGCCGTGAGGAGCGGCATCGCGCCGGGGTGGGTGCGGGGATCCTCGATCGCCTCGCCCACCACGTAGAGCGTGCCCCCTTCGGCGAGGAAAGATGCCAGCGTCA
The DNA window shown above is from Streptomyces vietnamensis and carries:
- a CDS encoding GNAT family N-acetyltransferase, translated to MDYSIRTLRADEWEQAREIRLAALQDPIAHLAFLDTYEAAVERPDAFWKDRAEGASESGDGSVLQFVAEAPDGSWAGTITLLVERPSDEVKFGEAAKVDQTHIVGVYVRPEARGTGVIDALFRAGVEWSWTVPAPAVARVRLYVHEENARAASFYRRFGFVATGDAVAVPGDAGARELEYELVRPSVGAGSGAGA